One window of the Diospyros lotus cultivar Yz01 chromosome 12, ASM1463336v1, whole genome shotgun sequence genome contains the following:
- the LOC127787332 gene encoding uncharacterized protein LOC127787332: MESGAVGNGGQRRLLLAEGRVDSGHLRDLLRLKQDDDDDSNSEKRLLPARTLLDIIRDDPSGAKENKKSWRVFRDKLRLCRAGHAWISTVRTPASDVPIPNTNRTISRPNLTLFPTGALNSEDPSSHSIHPSTSGENRPELNHLTSSRTVSRSGHGAEGSTSLNTRDNNVGEPADEETEDGAGETAEELPVRTSLMALLAESDGQLSLDGSGFMMNDEEDEEEEEEEAEIAGRGAYNNCCVCMVRHKGAAFIPCGHTFCRLCSRELWVQRGNCPLCNGFILEVLDIF; the protein is encoded by the coding sequence ATGGAGAGTGGGGCTGTTGGCAATGGTGGTCAAAGAAGGCTATTGCTCGCCGAAGGAAGAGTGGATTCCGGTCACCTCCGCGATCTTCTACGACTCAAGCaggacgacgacgacgacagTAACTCCGAGAAGCGGCTATTGCCGGCTCGGACTCTGCTCGACATCATCCGAGACGACCCGTCCGGCGCGAAAGAGAACAAGAAGAGCTGGAGAGTTTTCAGAGACAAACTCCGTCTCTGCCGCGCCGGCCATGCCTGGATCTCCACCGTTCGCACGCCGGCCTCCGATGTGCCCATCCCAAACACAAACAGAACGATTTCGCGGCCAAATTTGACTCTATTCCCGACGGGCGCTCTCAACTCTGAAGACCCTTCTTCCCATTCAATTCATCCGTCTACTTCCGGAGAGAATCGCCCCGAATTGAATCATTTGACGAGCAGCAGAACGGTGAGCCGTTCCGGCCACGGAGCCGAAGGCTCGACATCGCTCAATACGAGAGACAATAATGTAGGTGAACCTGCGGATGAAGAGACAGAAGACGGGGCGGGAGAGACGGCGGAGGAGCTGCCGGTGAGGACTTCATTGATGGCGTTATTGGCGGAATCAGATGGGCAATTGAGCTTGGACGGGTCTGGTTTCATGATGAACGATGAGGAAgatgaagaggaggaggaagaagaggcaGAGATTGCAGGTAGAGGAGCGTACAACAATTGCTGCGTGTGCATGGTGAGGCACAAAGGGGCAGCTTTCATACCTTGTGGCCACACATTTTGCAGATTGTGTTCTAGGGAGCTTTGGGTTCAAAGGGGGAATTGCCCTCTCTGCAATGGCTTCATCTTGGAAGTTCTTGATATCTTCTGA